In Sphaeramia orbicularis chromosome 10, fSphaOr1.1, whole genome shotgun sequence, the following proteins share a genomic window:
- the LOC115427141 gene encoding heterogeneous nuclear ribonucleoprotein A0-like: MTAKLCKLFVGGLNVETTEDGLRKYFEQYGSLTDCVVVMNPQLGRSRCFGFITYSKPEEADTAMASKPHVVEGNNVELKRAIAREDANNPDVLANVKKIFVGGVKDHIEADNLTEYFSQFGVVEKAEIISDKQTGRKRGFGFVYFEDTDSATKAVLNKFHTIEGNKVEVKKAQTKQEMSASGRGGRGRGRGMQSYGGGRGGGGYGGGYGGNYGGGYGGGYGGGYNGGGGGGYGGYGGYDDYDNQMGGGYSNGDFGDGYGQQHSNYGAMKGGNYSYRSGAPYNRGGGGGGYSRGGGFGGGY; this comes from the coding sequence ATGACGGCCAAACTTTGTAAGCTTTTTGTTGGCGGTCTAAACGTGGAGACCACGGAAGATGGCCTTCGAAAGTATTTCGAGCAGTACGGGTCGCTCACGGACTGCGTTGTGGTCATGAACCCGCAGCTAGGCCGGTCCCGCTGTTTCGGCTTTATAACCTACTCGAAGCCGGAGGAGGCCGACACAGCAATGGCGTCTAAGCCACATGTCGTCGAAGGCAATAACGTGGAATTGAAACGGGCCATCGCTCGGGAGGATGCGAACAACCCAGACGTGCTGGCTAACGTCAAGAAAATCTTCGTGGGAGGCGTGAAAGACCACATCGAGGCCGACAACCTGACCGAGTACTTCTCCCAGTTCGGCGTGGTGGAGAAGGCCGAGATCATCTCAGACAAACAGACCGGCAGGAAGAGAGGCTTCGGCTTTGTCTACTTCGAGGACACCGACTCCGCCACCAAAGCGGTGCTCAACAAATTCCACACCATCGAGGGGAACAAGGTGGAGGTGAAGAAAGCCCAGACCAAGCAGGAGATGTCCGCCAGCGGCCGGGGAGGAAGAGGTCGAGGGAGAGGGATGCAGAGCTATGGCGGCGGAAGAGGGGGTGGCGGCTACGGAGGAGGCTACGGCGGTAATTACGGAGGCGGCTACGGCGGCGGCTACGGTGGCGGATACAACGGCGGCGGCGGTGGAGGCTACGGGGGATACGGCGGCTACGATGACTACGATAACCAGATGGGGGGTGGATACAGCAATGGTGACTTTGGGGACGGCTATGGACAGCAGCACTCCAACTATGGTGCAATGAAGGGGGGCAACTATTCCTACAGGAGCGGGGCTCCTTACAACAGAggaggcggcggcggcggctaCAGCCGGGGTGGGGGGTTCGGAGGGGGCTATTAG